In Lactuca sativa cultivar Salinas chromosome 5, Lsat_Salinas_v11, whole genome shotgun sequence, the DNA window GAGTCATCCACTTGCGTAGTCTTAAAGAAACTACAAAACCTTGATATGGCTTATCAAAATTCGTCTAACCTTATCCCTATCTTTCTGGATTGTtccaattaattaaactttttaattaattaaaatttagtCCTTTTAATTAGATTCCTAGTTAATTCCAAagtagtttctaattaatttatcataaCATGACACATGAATAAACCAATTCCTCCTAAATCCATTTTTGTCTTTTAAATGCTTAAATGGGTCTTAAGGGAAACCAAAAGGACACTACTATTATTGGAAATATGCTATTATTGGAAATATTACCAATAACTAAAGACCTTGGACACTATTTCCAATAGTCTTCCACTTGGTCAATTCATTAACTATACGCGGTCTAGTACTTTCAAATAATCAACAAAGAGTATGCCATCTAAAGCAACTGCTGAACTATGATTAAATCAAGATTCAGCCcctagataagtgatcaactgtTTCTTTGTTCTAAAGATATCTATATAAAATTGAAACATGGATAAAGGTCAATCTTAATGTTCATGATTATGTTTCCCGATAAAGATTTGTGATGACTACATCTAAATActaaattaaacacatcaatccATTTTAATAAGTTTTTTTGAAAGAAACCAAACaaatagatatcatatggacatgataAAACTTTCAATTATACTTATTCATCTGTTCGAACAAGCCCTGAACTTTTTTCTCTGGatgatcctccgttctagatgtcCAAATCCAAGAAGGGCGTCCACATCCACAAGGGTTTTCATCATCAATTATCTTATTTGTAGATCTTGAGTTGGACATCAACGATTGAGAGGAAAAAGAAGAAGTAGCTATTACAAGAGAAAGAACACAGGCGCCATTTGTTTTTCTCTTCTTCAAGCCCTAAATCGATATATAAAGGGCAATTCTAATCTGTTTATTCCACGTCATTAAATATAATGCCATGTCATTTGCCAACTAGTTGTATACGTAATGAATCTGGTTGCCTCTAATGAGAATTGAACAAAAGCGTAAGTTCATTGAGTTGTTTtcaacaaacaaaacatgattgggGTTTTTTAACAGATTTTGAAACTTCGTTGTTCTTACAAGTCATTTTCCGATATTTAATTACACATCATAAACCATATCATTCGTTGAGTTTCATTAGCCGGTTGACCCTAAATGAGAAGTGATTGAAAGTGTAAGTTAGTTGGACTTTTTTAAACAAAATGTTAATTAGTTCGTTGAGTTTTCTTGAACATACAAAACATAATTGGTTTTTGAAGGGTTTGTACACTTCGATGgacttttaagtcattttccctggAAATAATTCCCCTTAGGGTTTGCATCGTATTCTCATCAATATTTATACAAGATACAATATATAAGATACACAACGAACCCCTATACTATACATGAATACCAAATCTACActaaaatagataaataaataaataggtaCATTAACAGAATTTGCGTAGAACATCCCAAATTTCTCCTTTGATTTATGTTTGAGAATTTACAACATCCCAAATTCCTCCTTTGATTTATGTTTGAGAATTTACAACATTTATAAACTTAATTAATATTTACGGTCCTAGTAACTAAATACTTGTTTTtcgctttttctttttttttttttttaaatcattggCTGGATGTTCACCGGCCAGTTTGGAACTATACTCGAAACGCCACACCATTGATGTCTATGCCCTTCGGAACAGTACTAAATTGAGAAGGGAACTTTGGGAGTATGTTACCTATGTGTTTTGCAACCTCTAAATAAAATCTGAACTTGGATGAATGAGTATCATTTGTTCTTTTTGATTCTATAATCTTTTCTGTCTTTGATTTGTTGCCTTTCCCTTGTAAACCTTTTGATGCACAGGTAAAAAATGATTTACAAAACTTTCGGTCCTTCTCACTTAACATTGTCTTCTCAAAAGGTTTAGTTTTAAACTTCCAACTGCCTGTATTCCAATTGAAGTCGTAAAAGGGAAGAAACCTTTGTCCATAAATAGCTATGAATTCTATAGCAGAtaaaataaattcatattcttcATTGGACATGTAGTATGGCAAGCTTATTCTTGTCCATCCCGCTTTTGCTCCAATGTAGCCCTACATATGGCcggaaaaaaaaaaagcaaacaaAATGTTACAAACCCATGtcatttttctttgaaataatatAACTTGACAAAAACTAAAATCGTGATGATTGAAGAAGAAATTATTGTTAAATGGAAATTaatgcataatttttttttttttttttaccatttcgACTATAGATCTTATTGCAAGTGAATGAGTTTCATCAATACCAAGCAAGTGGTGACCATATGGTCCAGCACAAGCACACCCTCCTCGAGCTTGAATACCAAACAAGTCATTCATAAGCTTAGCAACAAAAGCACCATCAAGAGGCTTATCTCTCTTATCATCGGAAGAGTCTCTAGTTGTGTAAACAATAAACGATACGATTGCTTGTCTCTCCACTTTAGTATTTCCCAACACACTTATATTCTCAATTTTCATGAGTCTCTCAATTGCCTTTCCAATATATTCATTCTCCTTCTCTTCAATTATTTTGGTACCGATGTATTCTTTGACCTGAAAAGCTAAAGCCGCTTTCACTCGTTGGATAATTTGTGGAGTCCCTGCGTCTTCCCTTTCTTCAATGTCACTAACGTACAATGTATCCTAGAAGTTTATAGACACTAGATTGGTTACCTACATTCGGTTTAAATACCATGTAGTTCTACTTTTCAACGAGGTTAATTACACATATGAATACACTTACCTTTTCATCAAAACAATTAACGTAGTTAACAGTTCCACCTCCACATGTCGAAGGAGGAGAATCTTTTAGCTTGTACAAGGTCTTACTCATCAGAAGAATCCCTGGTGATCCAGGCCCTCCAAGAAACTTGTGGGGACTTAAAACTATGGCATCGTATCCGTCAATGGCACCTGACCTCATGTCAATATCAACGTAGGGACCACTTTAACGGATTAAAAATCAAAAGAATATATTAGTCTCATATCTACGATAAGTTATTATTGAAACATTCTATAGAACACGTACCTTGCTGCAAAATCGAAGCATGCGAAAGCTCCAAACT includes these proteins:
- the LOC111885841 gene encoding uncharacterized protein LOC111885841, producing the protein MSPAVLIKQKEVDDQLSIANNGSAYVNSINISDEITKNGTMLSDVILDKDAPEIHAPADAKLSWLRSQIIGGSAWILTPFGRRLLIYADHTASGRCLQYIEDYIIETVLPFYGNTHTSDNHTGDQTMRILHEANGFVKKCLGGTQDDALLFCGSGTTGSIKRLQEVMGIAISSILREKVLNSCLETKERWVVFVGPYEHHSNLLSWRQTLAEVIEIGLDNEGLIDMDDLKLHLEFYQQTGRPMLGSFSACSNVTGILTDTRSMSRLLHKFGAFACFDFAASGPYVDIDMRSGAIDGYDAIVLSPHKFLGGPGSPGILLMSKTLYKLKDSPPSTCGGGTVNYVNCFDEKDTLYVSDIEEREDAGTPQIIQRVKAALAFQVKEYIGTKIIEEKENEYIGKAIERLMKIENISVLGNTKVERQAIVSFIVYTTRDSSDDKRDKPLDGAFVAKLMNDLFGIQARGGCACAGPYGHHLLGIDETHSLAIRSIVEMGYIGAKAGWTRISLPYYMSNEEYEFILSAIEFIAIYGQRFLPFYDFNWNTGSWKFKTKPFEKTMLSEKDRKFCKSFFTCASKGLQGKGNKSKTEKIIESKRTNDTHSSKFRFYLEVAKHIGNILPKFPSQFSTVPKGIDINGVAFRV